Proteins found in one Ctenopharyngodon idella isolate HZGC_01 chromosome 16, HZGC01, whole genome shotgun sequence genomic segment:
- the LOC127497771 gene encoding soluble guanylate cyclase 88E-like — MYGLYLEAVNDYINESYGEDVWRLIEARAEIPHLKFVRHQMYNDNLILRLAKAAGEVLGKTHDELMYAFGVYMVKRIGNYGYERILKVLGRNVRDFINELDNLHEYFRFSFPKVQPPSFCVEEECETSLTLHYRSTRKGFTQFVKGQLSQVGRQFYNTDIEVEILSKEETEKMTYVVYKMNFDNAAFKHRMPQQKTAPGYEKLPMKRGIFFDMFPFSVIFRRDMTMYRIGDGLKEVFSDLQGKKVNEEFTLVRPMLEFSWDNIYTHLNNVFELLSKAVVESKQKVNIPKLNKEEPEEKEENEKPKKEERDIKVMEEMKGTDQEYSGTLTQYNSSANSGGEDIELLAFQTVTGKCSETIFEDMREPPKKPLHLKGQMKYVPQWDSLIFLGTPIIETVEDMIKMGVYVNDLNLHDSSRELILAGTQQSAELQLALDQEQQKYAQLQEIIKKLDEEKKRGDSLLYAMIPKAVADRLRKGITALETCQVFPDVTILFSDVVKFNEICIHITPMQVVDMLNEIYIVFDTLSEKHNVYKVETIRDAYMVVAGVPNKTTFHAHHICDMALDMLSSIDHLKDPSTGDNIQIRVGIHSGMVVAGVVGLKMPRYCLFGDTVNTASRMESNGVGMQIHISQTTKDHLEHEPYIIEERGKIFVKGKGYMKTYWLKGKKDLSFKTPAELRYSNEQKDSEDRSSNGSTCTNSKHSPSNLNTPNEEQAEGKPTPTDLPSDALPALEGAPDTNTFTNESQQDKEKVKKTKNNKGGKAENASGNAQESTPPAGGQENAAPELNNKKHSFRSQYSRLPANLPMRSTACSLL; from the exons ATGTATGGCCTGTATTTGGAAGCGGTGAATGACTACATTAATGAATCATATGGAGAGGACGTATGGAGACTAATCGAAGCCAGAGCAGAGATCCCGCACCTCAAATTTGTTCGACACCAGATGTACAA CGATAATCTGATCCTAAGATTGGCAAAGGCAGCTGGAGAGGTTTTGGGAAAAACTCACGATGAGCTGATGTACGCTTTTGGGGTCTACATGGTCAAGCGGATAGGAAACTATGGCTATGAGAGGATCTTAAAG GTACTGGGGCGCAATGTACGAGATTTCATCAATGAGCTCGATAACCTGCACGAGTACTTCCGTTTCTCCTTCCCAAAAGTCCAGCCGCCCAGTTTCTGTGTAGAAGAAGAATGTGAGACAAGTCTTACCCTGCATTACCGTTCAACGAGGAAAGGATTCACACAGTTCGTCAAAG GGCAGCTCTCTCAGGTGGGCCGACAGTTTTACAACACAGACATTGAGGTGGAGATTCTGTCCAAAGAGGAAACAGAGAAAATGACATATGTG GTGTACAAGATGAATTTTGACAACGCTGCGTTTAAGCACCGTATGCCCCAGCAGAAAACAGCTCCAGGCTATGAGAAACTGCCCATGAAGCGAGGAATTTTTTTCGACATGTTCCCCTTTAGCGTGATATTCCGCAGGGACATGACCATGTATCGGATCGGAGACGGTTTGAAAGAGGTGTTTTCTGATCTGCAGGGCAAAAAGGTCAATGAAGAGTTTACCCTGGTGCGACCCATGCTGGAATTCAGCTGGGATAAT ATCTACACCCACCTCAACAATGTGTTTGAACTGCTGTCTAAGGCTGTGGTGGAGAGCAAACAGAAGGTCAACATCCCTAAACTTAACAAAGAAGAACCAGAGGAGAAAGAGGAGAATGAAAAACCCAAAAAAGAAGAGAGAG ATATTAAAGTGATGGAGGAAATGAAGGGGACAGATCAGGAATACAGCGGCACTCTGACGCAGTACAACAGCTCGGCTAATTCTGGAGGAGAGGACATCGAGCTGCTGGCTTTTCAGACTGTCACCG GTAAGTGCAGTGAAACCATATTTGAAGACATGCGGGAGCCCCCTAAAAAGCCTCTTCACCTCAAGGGCCAGATGAAGTACGTCCCTCAGTGGGACTCCCTCATCTTTCTAGGAACTCCCAT TATTGAGACAGTGGAGGACATGATAAAAATGGGTGTTTATGTCAATGATTTAAACCTGCACGACTCGAGCAGAGAGCTCATCCTGGCCGGAACACAGCAATCAGCCGAGCTGCAACTGGCACTTGACCAG GAGCAGCAGAAGTATGCACAGCTGCAGGAGATCATTAAAAAGCTGGATGAGGAGAAGAAGAGAGGAGACTCCCTGCTGTACGCCATGATACCCAAAGCAGTGGCGGACAGACTGCGCAAGGGAATCACAGCCCTGGAGACATGTCAG GTGTTCCCAGACGTGACTATCCTGTTCAGCGATGTGGTGAAGTTTAATGAGATCTGTATCCACATCACCCCCATGCAGGTGGTGGACATGCTAAACGAGATCTACATCGTTTTTGACACACTCAgcgaaaagcacaatgtttatAAG GTGGAGACCATTAGGGATGCCTACATGGTGGTGGCAGGTGTGCCCAATAAAACCACATTTCATGCCCACCACATCTGTGACATGGCTCTAGATATGTTAAGCTCCATTGATCACCTAAAAGACCCCTCCACCGGGGACAACATCCAGATCCGTGTCG GCATTCACTCTGGAATGGTGGTGGCAGGGGTGGTGGGTCTGAAAATGCCCAGGTATTGTCTGTTTGGGGACACGGTGAACACGGCTTCTCGAATGGAGTCAAATGGCGTG GGCATGCAAATCCACATCAGTCAGACCACCAAAGACCATCTGGAGCATGAGCCATACATCATTGAGGAACGTGGAAAGATTTTTGTTAAG GGAAAAGGTTATATGAAGACATACTGGCTGAAGGGAAAGAAAGATCTGTCATTTAAGACTCCAGCAGAGCTCAGATACAGCAATGAGCAGAAGGACTCAGAGGACAGAAGCTCAAATGG GTCCACTTGCACCAACAGCAAACATTCCCCATCAAACCTGAACACCCCCAATGAGGAGCAGGCTGAGGGCAAGCCCACTCCCACTGACCTGCCCTCTGATGCCCTACCAGCACTAGAGGGCGCTccagacacaaacacattcacaaatGAGTCCCAGCAGGACAaagaaaaggttaaaaagaCAAAGAATAACAAAGGAGGGAAGGCAGAAAATGCTTCGGGTAATGCTCAGGAAAGCACTCCACCTGCTGGTGGTCAGGAGAATGCAGCTCCAGAGcttaacaacaaaaaacacagtTTCAGAAGCCAGTACTCACGATTACCAGCGAACCTCCCCATGCGAAGCACAGCCTGCAGTCTGCTGTAA
- the tnfaip8l2b gene encoding tumor necrosis factor, alpha-induced protein 8-like protein 2 B has translation METFNSKDMALKAQKKILSQMANKSVVQMFIDDTSSEILDELYRVSKEYTGNRSEAQKVVKDLIKVVVKIAVLFRHNRFNDEELKLAQNFQKKLRQGAMTAISFHEVEFTFDKGVMSGILKESRDMLLKLVNTHLTAKSHGRINHVFNHYADPELLTQLYNPAGPLKPHLTKICNGLNKLLEDGTL, from the exons ATGGAGACGTTTAACTCCAAGGACATGGCTCTCAAGGCCCAGAAAAAGATCCTGAGCCAAATGGCCAACAAGTCTGTGGTGCAGATGTTTATCGACGACACCAGCAGTGAGATTCTAGATGAGCTTTACCGTGTGTCAAAAGAGTACACTGGAAACCGCTCAGAGGCCCAGAAAGTGGTGAAAGACCTCATTAAGGTGGTGGTGAAGATAGCGGTCCTTTTCAGGCACAATCGATTCAATGATGAAGAGCTAAAGCTGGCCCAGAATTTCCAAAAGAAATTACGACAAGGAGCCATGACAGCCATCAGTTTCCACGAG GTAGAATTCACATTTGACAAGGGGGTTATGTCAGGGATCCTGAAAGAAAGTAGGGACATGCTTCTGAAACTTGTAAATACTCACCTCACAGCAAAATCCCACGGACGCATCAATCACGTCTTCAACCATTACGCTGACCCTGAGCTCCTCACCCAGCTTTACAACCCAGCTGGTCCCCTCAAACCCCACCTCACCAAAATCTGCAACGGGCTTAACAAACTGCTGGAGGACGGGACGTTATGA